One stretch of Rathayibacter festucae DSM 15932 DNA includes these proteins:
- a CDS encoding molybdopterin-dependent oxidoreductase — MEQTGKNPRVPKLRFIALSAVAGIVVAGVLLAIAELVALVVAKNASPVLALGAFVVDIVPRPLKEFAIETFGANDKIFLLASIGVAVLVAAALAGVLQLIRPPLGQILLVIAGGLSIAAIVTRTGATPLSAVPTLVGLVVAMIVMHLTVSRLRRWRAASAAEKTGAAPAARPVGIERRGFFRVTLIAAVGAAVIGAGSRAINAATSSLASVRDALRLPSPRSTVSVPAGADLGIDGLTPLYTPNADFYRVDTALTVPSIDPSTWSLKISGMVDQEITMSLQDIFDMGLDEYGITMTCVSYQVGGDLVGNAKWLGVPLRDVLKKAGVQSGADMLLSTSVDGYTASTPLSAVTDENLDAILAVGMNGEALPFEHGFPVRMVIPGLYGYVSATKWLTELKVTTFAADEAYWTPRGYDAEAPIKMSSRIDTPRIDAAIPAGATKIAGVAWAQTTGIAKVEVSIDDGDWQEATLSTPVNLDTWVQWYVDWEAASGAHYVAVRATDANGMLQIEDRAGVAPNGSSGWQRTLVRVS; from the coding sequence ATGGAACAGACAGGGAAGAACCCGCGCGTGCCGAAGCTGCGGTTCATCGCGCTCTCGGCCGTGGCCGGCATCGTCGTCGCGGGCGTGCTGCTCGCGATCGCCGAGCTCGTCGCGCTCGTCGTCGCGAAGAACGCGAGCCCCGTGCTCGCCCTCGGCGCGTTCGTGGTCGACATCGTGCCGCGCCCGCTCAAGGAGTTCGCGATCGAGACCTTCGGCGCGAACGACAAGATCTTCCTGCTGGCGAGCATCGGCGTCGCCGTGCTGGTCGCCGCCGCCCTCGCCGGCGTGCTGCAGCTGATCCGCCCGCCGCTCGGCCAGATCCTGCTCGTGATCGCCGGCGGCCTCTCGATCGCCGCGATCGTCACCCGCACCGGCGCGACCCCGCTCTCCGCGGTGCCCACCCTGGTCGGCCTCGTCGTCGCGATGATCGTGATGCACCTGACCGTCTCGCGCCTCCGCCGCTGGCGCGCCGCGTCCGCCGCCGAGAAGACCGGCGCGGCCCCCGCCGCCCGCCCGGTCGGCATCGAGCGCCGCGGCTTCTTCCGCGTGACCCTGATCGCCGCCGTCGGCGCCGCCGTGATCGGCGCCGGGTCGCGCGCCATCAACGCCGCCACCTCGTCCCTCGCCAGCGTGCGCGACGCGCTCCGCCTGCCCAGCCCGCGCAGCACCGTCTCGGTGCCCGCCGGCGCCGATCTCGGGATCGACGGGCTCACTCCGCTCTACACGCCCAACGCCGACTTCTACCGCGTCGACACCGCGCTGACCGTGCCCTCGATCGACCCCTCCACCTGGTCGCTGAAGATCTCCGGGATGGTCGACCAGGAGATCACGATGTCGCTGCAGGACATCTTCGACATGGGCCTGGACGAGTACGGCATCACCATGACCTGCGTCTCGTACCAGGTCGGCGGCGACCTCGTCGGCAACGCCAAGTGGCTCGGCGTCCCGCTCCGCGACGTGCTGAAGAAGGCCGGCGTCCAGAGCGGCGCGGACATGCTGCTCTCCACGAGCGTCGACGGCTACACGGCCAGCACCCCGCTCTCCGCGGTCACCGACGAGAACCTCGACGCGATCCTCGCCGTCGGGATGAACGGCGAGGCGCTGCCCTTCGAGCACGGCTTCCCGGTGCGGATGGTGATCCCCGGCCTCTACGGCTACGTCTCCGCCACCAAGTGGCTGACCGAGCTGAAGGTCACCACCTTCGCCGCCGACGAGGCCTACTGGACCCCGCGCGGCTACGACGCCGAGGCTCCGATCAAGATGTCCTCGCGGATCGACACCCCGCGCATCGACGCCGCGATCCCCGCCGGCGCGACCAAGATCGCCGGCGTGGCCTGGGCGCAGACCACCGGCATCGCCAAGGTCGAGGTCAGCATCGACGACGGCGACTGGCAGGAGGCCACCCTCTCGACCCCGGTCAATCTCGACACCTGGGTGCAGTGGTACGTCGACTGGGAGGCCGCGAGCGGCGCCCACTACGTCGCCGTCCGCGCGACCGACGCCAACGGCATGCTCCAGATCGAGGACCGCGCGGGCGTCGCCCCCAACGGCTCCTCCGGCTGGCAGCGCACCCTCGTCCGCGTCAGCTGA
- a CDS encoding NtaA/DmoA family FMN-dependent monooxygenase (This protein belongs to a clade of FMN-dependent monooxygenases, within a broader family of flavin-dependent oxidoreductases, the luciferase-like monooxygenase (LMM) family, some of whose members use coenzyme F420 rather than FMN.) yields the protein MQKRIVLGVFEAGTPHVGGTISWSHPRSRDGDFRDIDYWQRMARLLDDAGFDFLFFAGGSFGYSSRRGELSDVLVEAGMTFALDGAYLIPALAVGTERLNFVVTSTTGADHPLHAVRKFSTLDHVTRGRIGWNIVTGASQNTMAAMLGQSAMVPHDERYRAAQEYVDVAFSFWEGGNDDDVIVLDHERNVFADPERIRPVAYEGEFYRSHGYHTLPPSPQRSPLLFQAGTSPVGRAFAAKNAECVFVQGSTYGKVAADIVDIRRRAAENGRDPASIKVMVGVTIVVAPTSAEAAQLRAEFDALQTDELAAHYYAGNTGVDLLAYDLDRTLAEQLVLDDQAGQMGTSNIERFLTRPDGTAPTVREILDELKGKGTRGFAITGDPVEVADELERMMDETDLDGIMLEAVFGLASMRDFIELVQPELRRRGRLDPEPTGATFRERMLGAGPHLAPEHHAAGFRP from the coding sequence ATGCAGAAGCGGATCGTCCTCGGAGTCTTCGAAGCGGGCACCCCGCACGTCGGCGGCACCATCAGCTGGTCGCACCCGCGCAGCCGCGACGGCGACTTCCGCGACATCGACTACTGGCAGCGGATGGCGCGCCTCCTCGACGACGCCGGCTTCGACTTCCTCTTCTTCGCGGGCGGCTCCTTCGGCTACTCCTCCCGCCGCGGCGAGCTCTCCGACGTCCTCGTCGAGGCCGGCATGACCTTCGCGCTCGACGGCGCGTACCTCATCCCCGCGCTGGCGGTCGGCACCGAGCGCCTGAACTTCGTGGTCACCAGCACCACCGGCGCCGACCACCCGCTGCACGCGGTGCGCAAGTTCTCCACCCTCGACCACGTCACCCGCGGACGGATCGGCTGGAACATCGTCACCGGCGCCTCGCAGAACACGATGGCCGCGATGCTCGGCCAGTCCGCGATGGTCCCGCACGACGAGCGCTACCGCGCCGCGCAGGAGTACGTCGACGTCGCCTTCTCCTTCTGGGAGGGCGGCAACGACGACGACGTCATCGTGCTGGACCACGAGCGCAACGTCTTCGCCGATCCCGAGAGGATCCGCCCGGTCGCCTACGAGGGCGAGTTCTACCGCTCGCACGGCTACCACACGCTGCCGCCGTCGCCGCAGCGCTCGCCCCTGCTCTTCCAGGCGGGGACCTCGCCGGTGGGCCGCGCCTTCGCGGCGAAGAACGCCGAGTGCGTGTTCGTGCAGGGCTCGACCTACGGCAAGGTCGCGGCCGACATCGTGGACATCCGTCGCCGGGCAGCGGAGAACGGCCGCGACCCCGCGTCGATCAAGGTGATGGTCGGCGTGACGATCGTGGTCGCACCGACCTCGGCGGAGGCGGCGCAGCTGCGCGCCGAGTTCGACGCGCTGCAGACGGACGAGCTGGCCGCGCACTACTACGCCGGCAACACGGGCGTCGATCTGCTGGCCTACGACCTCGACCGGACGCTCGCCGAGCAGCTGGTCCTCGACGACCAGGCCGGCCAGATGGGCACCAGCAACATCGAGCGCTTCCTCACCCGCCCGGACGGCACCGCGCCGACGGTGCGCGAGATCCTCGACGAGCTGAAGGGCAAGGGCACCCGCGGCTTCGCGATCACCGGCGACCCGGTCGAGGTCGCCGACGAGCTCGAGCGGATGATGGACGAGACCGACCTCGACGGCATCATGCTCGAGGCCGTCTTCGGCCTCGCCTCGATGCGCGACTTCATCGAGCTCGTGCAGCCCGAGCTGCGCCGCCGCGGCCGCCTCGACCCCGAGCCCACCGGCGCCACCTTCCGCGAGCGCATGCTCGGCGCCGGCCCGCACCTCGCCCCCGAGCACCACGCGGCCGGCTTCCGCCCCTGA
- a CDS encoding glycoside hydrolase family 2 TIM barrel-domain containing protein produces MSLAELPGEAAPAAGFDLARLSDPGFFAENRRPAHSDHRWFRSSDEAATGVSSFEQSLNGLWRIHCAPRPADAPAGFERPEFDAGDWELIPVPAHIQLHGHDRPQYVNTQYPWDGRESILPGQAPERFNPTASYRTTFELDAPLAPGERIALDVRGAESTIALWLNGVYLGFSADSFSPGEFDLTEALLPGENLLAAQVVKWSAGSWLEDQDFFRFSGIFRDVVLLRRPRAHVEDLRVRTTVDDDGAGIAVELRLDGAGSATVELDGVGPLRLDPDGVHRLRLAEPRLWSPEDPHLHRLTVRVRDADGAVTEVIPQTVGLRRFAIEDGVLSLNGRRVVFRGVNRHEFGLQGRVVDRAQTEEDLRILKRVGVNAIRTSHYPNNSYFYDLADEYGFLVIDEMNLETHGLWDRVRYLDAPLAESVPGDDGRWAPALHDRARSLLERDKNHPSVVMWSLGNESFGGTVLRDLADWFRAVDDRPVHYEGVHWDSRYPETTDVVSQMYTPAAEIEQYLAEHRDKPFLLCEYAHAMGNSFGAVDRYLDLAEREPLFQGGFIWDFADQAVAMTDRHGVPFLGYGGDSGESPHDGDFSGNGILFADRTPTPKLQEVAHLYQPFRVDVSASGIAIGNRLLSTSSSAYAAVVVLRREGRVLAERELATDVAAGGSSTYPQPVPLPELPGEYTLDVELRLREDTRWAAAGHVVARGQHVFEVAGFSRPEHAPRPELIDGTHNVGVVGEHFSVLFSRLHGGLMSYRWGGGPEGGRELLTSIPTPSFWHAPTSNERGWGGPFEDGQWLLASRYARAAGEALRTARVSVDEHAVTVGFRYELPTTPRAFCDVDYRVTGDGRIEVTVVMTVPDGLPDLPEFGMQLTTGADAHRLRWYGDGPDECYSDRRLGARLDVWESDVARELTPYLKPQESGSRTGVRWAEVTDDGGFGLRLDCAGGMEFSALPWTPYEIENAQHPNELPPVQRTVLRPALRRRGVAGDDSWGARPHPEYEVRPVDGRLEFRFGLTGVGG; encoded by the coding sequence GTGAGCCTCGCGGAGCTCCCGGGCGAGGCGGCGCCCGCCGCCGGGTTCGACCTCGCGCGGCTGTCCGACCCCGGCTTCTTCGCCGAGAACCGGCGGCCCGCGCACTCCGACCACCGCTGGTTCCGCTCCTCGGACGAGGCCGCGACGGGCGTCAGCTCGTTCGAGCAGTCGCTGAACGGGCTGTGGCGGATCCACTGCGCGCCCCGGCCGGCCGACGCGCCGGCCGGCTTCGAGCGGCCGGAGTTCGACGCGGGCGACTGGGAGCTCATCCCCGTGCCCGCCCACATCCAGCTGCACGGCCACGACCGCCCGCAGTACGTGAACACGCAGTACCCCTGGGACGGGCGCGAGAGCATCCTGCCCGGGCAGGCCCCCGAGCGGTTCAACCCGACGGCCTCCTACCGGACGACCTTCGAGCTGGACGCGCCGCTCGCGCCCGGCGAGCGGATCGCGCTCGACGTGCGCGGCGCCGAGAGCACGATCGCCCTCTGGCTGAACGGCGTCTACCTCGGCTTCTCGGCCGACAGCTTCTCGCCCGGCGAGTTCGACCTCACCGAGGCGCTGCTGCCCGGCGAGAACCTGCTCGCCGCGCAGGTGGTCAAGTGGAGCGCCGGCTCGTGGCTCGAGGACCAGGACTTCTTCCGCTTCTCCGGGATCTTCCGCGACGTCGTGCTGCTGCGCCGCCCGCGCGCGCACGTCGAGGACCTCCGCGTGCGGACGACCGTCGACGACGACGGGGCCGGCATCGCGGTCGAGCTGCGGCTCGACGGCGCGGGCTCGGCGACGGTCGAGCTCGACGGCGTCGGCCCGCTGCGGCTCGATCCGGACGGCGTGCACCGCCTCCGGCTCGCGGAGCCGCGGCTGTGGAGCCCCGAGGACCCGCACCTGCACCGCCTGACGGTGCGCGTGCGGGACGCGGACGGCGCCGTGACCGAGGTGATCCCGCAGACCGTGGGGCTCCGCCGCTTCGCGATCGAGGACGGCGTGCTCAGCCTCAACGGCAGGCGGGTCGTCTTCCGCGGGGTCAACCGGCACGAGTTCGGCCTGCAGGGGCGGGTCGTCGACCGGGCGCAGACGGAGGAGGACCTCCGGATACTGAAGCGGGTGGGCGTGAACGCGATCCGCACCAGCCACTACCCGAACAACTCCTACTTCTACGACCTCGCGGACGAGTACGGCTTCCTCGTGATCGACGAGATGAACCTCGAGACGCACGGGCTGTGGGACCGCGTCCGCTACCTCGACGCGCCGCTCGCCGAGTCGGTGCCCGGCGACGACGGCCGGTGGGCGCCCGCGCTGCACGACCGGGCGCGGAGCCTGCTCGAGCGCGACAAGAACCACCCGAGCGTGGTGATGTGGTCGCTCGGCAACGAGTCGTTCGGCGGCACCGTCCTCCGCGATCTCGCCGACTGGTTCCGCGCGGTCGACGACCGTCCGGTGCACTACGAGGGGGTGCACTGGGACTCGCGCTACCCGGAGACGACCGACGTGGTCAGCCAGATGTACACGCCGGCGGCGGAGATCGAGCAGTACCTCGCGGAGCACCGCGACAAGCCGTTCCTGCTCTGCGAGTACGCGCACGCGATGGGCAACTCCTTCGGCGCGGTCGACCGTTACCTCGATCTGGCCGAGCGGGAGCCGCTCTTCCAAGGCGGCTTCATCTGGGACTTCGCGGACCAGGCCGTCGCGATGACCGACCGGCACGGGGTGCCGTTCCTCGGCTACGGCGGCGACAGCGGGGAGTCGCCGCACGACGGCGACTTCAGCGGCAACGGCATCCTCTTCGCCGACCGCACGCCGACGCCGAAGCTGCAGGAGGTCGCGCACCTGTACCAGCCGTTCCGCGTCGACGTCTCGGCGTCGGGGATCGCGATCGGGAACCGGCTGCTGTCCACCTCCTCCTCCGCGTACGCGGCGGTCGTCGTGCTGCGGCGGGAGGGGCGGGTGCTGGCGGAGCGGGAGCTCGCGACCGACGTCGCCGCGGGTGGGTCCTCGACGTACCCGCAGCCGGTGCCGCTGCCCGAGCTGCCGGGCGAGTACACGCTCGACGTCGAGCTGCGGCTGCGCGAGGACACCCGGTGGGCGGCGGCCGGGCACGTCGTCGCGCGCGGGCAGCACGTCTTCGAGGTCGCGGGGTTCTCGCGGCCGGAGCACGCGCCGCGGCCCGAGCTCATCGACGGCACCCACAACGTGGGCGTCGTGGGCGAGCACTTCAGCGTCCTGTTCTCCCGGCTGCACGGCGGGCTGATGTCGTACCGCTGGGGCGGCGGGCCCGAGGGCGGGCGCGAGCTGCTCACCTCGATCCCGACGCCGTCCTTCTGGCACGCGCCCACCTCGAACGAGCGCGGCTGGGGAGGCCCCTTCGAGGACGGGCAGTGGCTGCTCGCGAGCCGCTACGCGCGGGCCGCGGGCGAGGCGCTGCGGACGGCGCGGGTGTCCGTCGACGAGCACGCGGTGACCGTCGGCTTCCGTTACGAGCTGCCGACCACGCCGCGGGCGTTCTGCGACGTCGACTACCGGGTGACGGGCGACGGGCGGATCGAGGTGACCGTCGTGATGACGGTGCCCGACGGACTGCCCGATCTGCCCGAGTTCGGGATGCAGCTGACCACCGGCGCCGACGCGCACCGGCTGCGCTGGTACGGCGACGGACCGGACGAGTGCTACTCCGACCGCCGGCTCGGCGCGCGTCTCGACGTCTGGGAGAGCGACGTCGCGCGCGAGCTGACCCCATATCTGAAGCCGCAGGAGTCGGGCAGCCGGACGGGAGTGCGCTGGGCCGAGGTGACCGACGACGGGGGCTTCGGGCTGCGGCTCGACTGCGCAGGCGGGATGGAGTTCTCGGCCCTGCCGTGGACGCCGTACGAGATCGAGAACGCGCAGCACCCGAACGAGCTGCCGCCGGTGCAGCGCACCGTGCTGCGCCCGGCGCTGCGCCGCCGCGGCGTCGCGGGCGACGACTCCTGGGGCGCCCGCCCGCACCCGGAGTACGAGGTCCGGCCGGTCGACGGCCGCCTCGAGTTCCGCTTCGGCCTGACGGGCGTCGGCGGCTGA
- a CDS encoding carbohydrate ABC transporter permease yields MIERVSTLPAIEDVESVTPSESVPVRSAPLSSRLRGLPKYLFLSVFALFSIFPLYFMAVSATNTSQDVLDSRMIPGLALFDNFAGLLDLQDVGSAMWNSATVAVGTTVLALIVCSIAGYGFEVFHSRAKDLLMAVLLIAIMIPFAATMIPLFQVFAEVGMINSLGAVIIPAISTPFLILLFRQASRSFPYEIIEAARIDGVSELGIFARIYLPSMRSTYAAAAVITFMTAWNNFLWPKVILVNNDFQTMPMLISNLSAGYVVDYGVLMLAVFLASVPTVIVFMVLQRSFAEGITGAIK; encoded by the coding sequence GTGATTGAGCGCGTCAGCACCCTGCCCGCGATCGAGGACGTCGAGTCCGTCACTCCGAGCGAGTCCGTCCCCGTCCGCAGCGCGCCGCTCTCCTCGCGGCTGCGCGGCCTGCCGAAGTACCTCTTCCTCTCGGTCTTCGCGCTCTTCTCGATCTTCCCGCTCTACTTCATGGCCGTCTCGGCGACGAACACCAGCCAGGACGTCCTCGACTCGCGGATGATCCCGGGCCTGGCGCTCTTCGACAACTTCGCCGGACTGCTCGATCTGCAGGACGTCGGCTCGGCGATGTGGAACTCGGCGACCGTCGCGGTGGGCACCACGGTGCTCGCGCTGATCGTCTGCTCGATCGCCGGCTACGGCTTCGAGGTCTTCCACTCGCGGGCCAAGGACCTCCTGATGGCGGTCCTGCTGATCGCGATCATGATCCCGTTCGCAGCGACGATGATCCCGCTCTTCCAGGTCTTCGCCGAGGTCGGGATGATCAACTCCCTCGGCGCGGTCATCATCCCGGCGATCTCGACCCCGTTCCTGATCCTGCTGTTCCGGCAGGCCTCGCGCTCGTTCCCCTACGAGATCATCGAGGCCGCGCGGATCGACGGGGTCAGCGAGCTCGGGATCTTCGCCCGGATCTACCTGCCGTCGATGCGCTCGACCTACGCCGCGGCTGCGGTCATCACCTTCATGACCGCCTGGAACAACTTCCTCTGGCCCAAGGTCATCCTGGTGAACAACGACTTCCAGACCATGCCGATGCTGATCTCGAACCTCAGCGCGGGCTACGTCGTCGACTACGGCGTGCTGATGCTGGCCGTCTTCCTCGCCTCGGTGCCCACCGTCATCGTCTTCATGGTCCTGCAGCGCTCCTTCGCCGAGGGCATCACCGGGGCGATCAAGTGA